In one window of Arachis ipaensis cultivar K30076 chromosome B06, Araip1.1, whole genome shotgun sequence DNA:
- the LOC107645237 gene encoding putative uridine kinase C227.14 isoform X2: MEATFCSTFQRSSRAEPLLLRTVGARHRNRFLLPVARDNKFSPLPFAPTGYGSSKIAVFKVLSAEKGQVHVVEKSGVEELYDELAARLLPSASVSSSPNFKHIVGLAGPPGAGKSTLAHEVVSRVNKLWPERASSMDSQVQPPDVAIVVPMDGFHLYRSELDVMENPEEAHARRGAPWTFNPSRLLTCLKNLKIHGSVYVPSFDHGVGDPLEDDIFVNVQHKVVIVEGNYLLLEDGIWKEISCLFDEKWFIDIDIDKAMQRVLKRHISTDREQRQAQCRTHNEVQEKC, encoded by the exons ATGGAAGCAACCTTCTGTTCAACATTTCAGAGATCTTCTCGTGCTG AACCATTGTTGCTAAGAACAGTCGGAGCTCGCCATCGGAACCGGTTTTTGCTACCCGTCGCGCGCGATAACAAGTTTTCGCCGCTGCCTTTTGCTCCAACTGGCTATGGCAGTAGCAAGATTGCTGTCTTCAAG GTTTTATCTGCTGAGAAGGGGCAGGTTCATGTAGTAGAGAAAAG TGGAGTTGAAGAGTTATATGATGAATTGGCTGCACGCCTTCTGCCTTCAGCATCGGTGTCATCAAGCCCTAATTTTAA ACACATTGTTGGCTTGGCTGGTCCACCAGGTGCTGGAAAAAGCACTCTTGCACATGAAGTAGTCAGCCGGGTAAACAAGCTTTGGCCAGAGAGAGCTTCTTCCATGGACTCCCAGGTTCAACCTCCTGATGTTGCTATTGTAGTTCCCATGGATGGTTTCCATCTTTATCGTTCTGAACTAGATGTAATGGAG AATCCAGAGGAAGCACATGCCAGAAGGGGAG CTCCATGGACATTCAATCCGTCACGACTACTTACGTGTCTCAAGAATCTTAAAATTCAT GGATCCGTCTATGTTCCATCGTTTGACCATGGGGTTGGGGACCCATTGGAAGATGATATCTTTGTGAATGTTCA GCACAAAGTTGTTATTGTAGAAGGTAACTATTTGCTCTTGGAAGATGGGATTTGGAAGGAGATATCATGTTTGTTTGACGAGAAATG GTTTATTGATATTGACATTGACAAAGCAATGCAGAGAGTTTTAAAGAGGCATATTTCAACTG ATAGAGAACAACGACAGGCTCAATGCAGAACTCATAATGAAGTCCAAGAAAAATGCTAA
- the LOC107645237 gene encoding putative uridine kinase C227.14 isoform X4 yields MEATFCSTFQRSSRAEPLLLRTVGARHRNRFLLPVARDNKFSPLPFAPTGYGSSKIAVFKVLSAEKGQVHVVEKSGVEELYDELAARLLPSASVSSSPNFKHIVGLAGPPGAGKSTLAHEVVSRVNKLWPERASSMDSQNPEEAHARRGAPWTFNPSRLLTCLKNLKIHGSVYVPSFDHGVGDPLEDDIFVNVQHKVVIVEGNYLLLEDGIWKEISCLFDEKWFIDIDIDKAMQRVLKRHISTGKPPDIAKQRIENNDRLNAELIMKSKKNANIIIKSVDF; encoded by the exons ATGGAAGCAACCTTCTGTTCAACATTTCAGAGATCTTCTCGTGCTG AACCATTGTTGCTAAGAACAGTCGGAGCTCGCCATCGGAACCGGTTTTTGCTACCCGTCGCGCGCGATAACAAGTTTTCGCCGCTGCCTTTTGCTCCAACTGGCTATGGCAGTAGCAAGATTGCTGTCTTCAAG GTTTTATCTGCTGAGAAGGGGCAGGTTCATGTAGTAGAGAAAAG TGGAGTTGAAGAGTTATATGATGAATTGGCTGCACGCCTTCTGCCTTCAGCATCGGTGTCATCAAGCCCTAATTTTAA ACACATTGTTGGCTTGGCTGGTCCACCAGGTGCTGGAAAAAGCACTCTTGCACATGAAGTAGTCAGCCGGGTAAACAAGCTTTGGCCAGAGAGAGCTTCTTCCATGGACTCCCAG AATCCAGAGGAAGCACATGCCAGAAGGGGAG CTCCATGGACATTCAATCCGTCACGACTACTTACGTGTCTCAAGAATCTTAAAATTCAT GGATCCGTCTATGTTCCATCGTTTGACCATGGGGTTGGGGACCCATTGGAAGATGATATCTTTGTGAATGTTCA GCACAAAGTTGTTATTGTAGAAGGTAACTATTTGCTCTTGGAAGATGGGATTTGGAAGGAGATATCATGTTTGTTTGACGAGAAATG GTTTATTGATATTGACATTGACAAAGCAATGCAGAGAGTTTTAAAGAGGCATATTTCAACTG GTAAGCCTCCAGACATTGCTAAACAACGG ATAGAGAACAACGACAGGCTCAATGCAGAACTCATAATGAAGTCCAAGAAAAATGCTAATATAATAATCAAGTCGGTTGATTTTTGA
- the LOC107645237 gene encoding putative uridine kinase C227.14 isoform X1: MEATFCSTFQRSSRAEPLLLRTVGARHRNRFLLPVARDNKFSPLPFAPTGYGSSKIAVFKVLSAEKGQVHVVEKSGVEELYDELAARLLPSASVSSSPNFKHIVGLAGPPGAGKSTLAHEVVSRVNKLWPERASSMDSQVQPPDVAIVVPMDGFHLYRSELDVMENPEEAHARRGAPWTFNPSRLLTCLKNLKIHGSVYVPSFDHGVGDPLEDDIFVNVQHKVVIVEGNYLLLEDGIWKEISCLFDEKWFIDIDIDKAMQRVLKRHISTGKPPDIAKQRIENNDRLNAELIMKSKKNANIIIKSVDF, encoded by the exons ATGGAAGCAACCTTCTGTTCAACATTTCAGAGATCTTCTCGTGCTG AACCATTGTTGCTAAGAACAGTCGGAGCTCGCCATCGGAACCGGTTTTTGCTACCCGTCGCGCGCGATAACAAGTTTTCGCCGCTGCCTTTTGCTCCAACTGGCTATGGCAGTAGCAAGATTGCTGTCTTCAAG GTTTTATCTGCTGAGAAGGGGCAGGTTCATGTAGTAGAGAAAAG TGGAGTTGAAGAGTTATATGATGAATTGGCTGCACGCCTTCTGCCTTCAGCATCGGTGTCATCAAGCCCTAATTTTAA ACACATTGTTGGCTTGGCTGGTCCACCAGGTGCTGGAAAAAGCACTCTTGCACATGAAGTAGTCAGCCGGGTAAACAAGCTTTGGCCAGAGAGAGCTTCTTCCATGGACTCCCAGGTTCAACCTCCTGATGTTGCTATTGTAGTTCCCATGGATGGTTTCCATCTTTATCGTTCTGAACTAGATGTAATGGAG AATCCAGAGGAAGCACATGCCAGAAGGGGAG CTCCATGGACATTCAATCCGTCACGACTACTTACGTGTCTCAAGAATCTTAAAATTCAT GGATCCGTCTATGTTCCATCGTTTGACCATGGGGTTGGGGACCCATTGGAAGATGATATCTTTGTGAATGTTCA GCACAAAGTTGTTATTGTAGAAGGTAACTATTTGCTCTTGGAAGATGGGATTTGGAAGGAGATATCATGTTTGTTTGACGAGAAATG GTTTATTGATATTGACATTGACAAAGCAATGCAGAGAGTTTTAAAGAGGCATATTTCAACTG GTAAGCCTCCAGACATTGCTAAACAACGG ATAGAGAACAACGACAGGCTCAATGCAGAACTCATAATGAAGTCCAAGAAAAATGCTAATATAATAATCAAGTCGGTTGATTTTTGA
- the LOC107645237 gene encoding putative uridine kinase C227.14 isoform X3, with protein sequence MEATFCSTFQRSSRAEPLLLRTVGARHRNRFLLPVARDNKFSPLPFAPTGYGSSKIAVFKVLSAEKGQVHVVEKSGVEELYDELAARLLPSASVSSSPNFKHIVGLAGPPGAGKSTLAHEVVSRVNKLWPERASSMDSQVQPPDVAIVVPMDGFHLYRSELDVMENPEEAHARRGAPWTFNPSRLLTCLKNLKIHGSVYVPSFDHGVGDPLEDDIFVNVQHKVVIVEGNYLLLEDGIWKEISCLFDEKWFIDIDIDKAMQRVLKRHISTGKPPDIAKQRTCIQYN encoded by the exons ATGGAAGCAACCTTCTGTTCAACATTTCAGAGATCTTCTCGTGCTG AACCATTGTTGCTAAGAACAGTCGGAGCTCGCCATCGGAACCGGTTTTTGCTACCCGTCGCGCGCGATAACAAGTTTTCGCCGCTGCCTTTTGCTCCAACTGGCTATGGCAGTAGCAAGATTGCTGTCTTCAAG GTTTTATCTGCTGAGAAGGGGCAGGTTCATGTAGTAGAGAAAAG TGGAGTTGAAGAGTTATATGATGAATTGGCTGCACGCCTTCTGCCTTCAGCATCGGTGTCATCAAGCCCTAATTTTAA ACACATTGTTGGCTTGGCTGGTCCACCAGGTGCTGGAAAAAGCACTCTTGCACATGAAGTAGTCAGCCGGGTAAACAAGCTTTGGCCAGAGAGAGCTTCTTCCATGGACTCCCAGGTTCAACCTCCTGATGTTGCTATTGTAGTTCCCATGGATGGTTTCCATCTTTATCGTTCTGAACTAGATGTAATGGAG AATCCAGAGGAAGCACATGCCAGAAGGGGAG CTCCATGGACATTCAATCCGTCACGACTACTTACGTGTCTCAAGAATCTTAAAATTCAT GGATCCGTCTATGTTCCATCGTTTGACCATGGGGTTGGGGACCCATTGGAAGATGATATCTTTGTGAATGTTCA GCACAAAGTTGTTATTGTAGAAGGTAACTATTTGCTCTTGGAAGATGGGATTTGGAAGGAGATATCATGTTTGTTTGACGAGAAATG GTTTATTGATATTGACATTGACAAAGCAATGCAGAGAGTTTTAAAGAGGCATATTTCAACTG GTAAGCCTCCAGACATTGCTAAACAACGG ACTTGCATACAATACAACTGA